The following are from one region of the Vitis riparia cultivar Riparia Gloire de Montpellier isolate 1030 chromosome 14, EGFV_Vit.rip_1.0, whole genome shotgun sequence genome:
- the LOC117931403 gene encoding 50S ribosomal protein L12, chloroplastic-like, whose product MAASLSTLTLRSPSCPTLSSSFPTHSFKQTLDFPFRNPKIIHRATFVRPISAVAAPEKIEQIGTELSNLTLEEARILVDWLQDKLGVSAAAFAPAAVAVAPGAVADAPAVVEEKTEFDVMIEDVPSNARIATIKAVRALTSLALKEAKELIEGLPKKFKEGVSKEEAEEAKKQLEEAGAKVAIV is encoded by the coding sequence ATGGCGGCATCTCTGTCAACTCTCACCCTACGTTCCCCATCTTGTCCTACgctatcttcttcttttcctaCCCATTCCTTCAAGCAAACCCTAGATTTCCCTTTCCGAAACCCTAAAATCATACATAGAGCCACCTTCGTTCGCCCTATCTCCGCCGTGGCCGCTCCCGAGAAGATTGAACAAATCGGCACCGAGCTCTCCAATTTGACCCTAGAAGAGGCTCGAATCCTCGTTGACTGGCTCCAGGACAAGCTTGGAGTCTCTGCTGCCGCCTTCGCACCGGCTGCCGTCGCGGTCGCTCCGGGTGCCGTTGCCGACGCTCCTGCGGTCGTGGAAGAGAAGACGGAGTTCGATGTCATGATTGAGGACGTTCCAAGCAACGCGAGGATTGCGACGATTAAGGCCGTGAGAGCGCTCACGAGCTTGGCGTTGAAGGAGGCGAAGGAGTTGATTGAAGGCTTGCCTAAGAAGTTCAAGGAAGGCGTTTCGAAGGAGGAAGCTGAAGAAGCGAAGAAGCAGCTTGAAGAAGCCGGAGCTAAGGTCGCCATTGTGTAG
- the LOC117931154 gene encoding monodehydroascorbate reductase 4, peroxisomal isoform X1, producing the protein MGRAITYVILGGGVAAGYAALEFTKRGISHGELCIISEEPVVPYERPALSKGFLLPEAPSRLPSFHTCVGANEERLTPKWYKEHGIELVLGTRVKSADVRRKTLLTATGETISYKILIIATGARALQLEEFGVTGSDAENVCYLRDLADATRLVDVMKSCTGGNAVVIGGGYIGMECAASLVINKINVTMVFPEAHCMARLFTPKIASYYEDYYKSKGVKFIKGTALSSFDIDDSGKVTAVTLRDGNRLPADMVVVGIGIRPNTGLFEGQLTLEKGGIKVNGWMQSSNSSVYAVGDVAAFPVKLFGETRRLEHVDSARKSARHAVTAIMEPAKTSEFDYLPFFYSRVFTLSWQFYGDSVGEVVHYGDFSGSTFGAYWVSKGQLVGSFLEGGTKEEYEAIAKATKLKPDVEDLAELERQGLGFALAVSRKPPPSQPPEVSSSGLNLQKPMYAWHATAGVIVAASVAVFAYWYGRRRRRW; encoded by the exons ATGGGAAGAGCAATTACGTATGTGATTCTTGGTGGAGGCGTAGCAGCTGGGTATGCAGCTCTTGAATTCACGAAGAGAGGCATTTCTCATGGTGAACTCTGCATAATCTCTGAAGAACCA GTTGTGCCATATGAGAGACCTGCATTAAGCAAAGGTTTTTTGCTTCCAGAAG CTCCTTCACGCCTACCATCATTTCACACTTGTGTTGGTGCTAATGAGGAGAGATTAACTCCAAAATGGTATAAGGAACATG GAATTGAACTGGTCCTTGGTACTCGAGTCAAATCTGCTGATGTGAGGCGGAAGACGCTACTAACAGCAACTGGAGAAACAATAAGTTACAAGATTCTCATCATTGCAACAGGTGCTCGG GCATTGCAGCTTGAAGAATTTGGAGTGACTGGATCAGATGCTGAAAATGTGTGTTATTTACGTGACTTGGCTGATGCCACCAGGCTTGTTGATGTCATGAAATCTTGTACTGGTGGGAATGCTGTTGTGATTGGCGGTGGGTACATAGGCATGGAGTGTGCTGCATCTTtggtgataaataaaataaatgttacAATGGTCTTCCCAGAAGCACATTGCA TGGCCCGTTTATTCACACCAAAGATTGCGAGTTATTATGAAGATTATTACAAGTCTAAAGGAGTAAAGTTCATTAAAGGAACAGCCTTGTCATCATTTGATATCGACGACTCTGGAAAG GTCACAGCAGTTACTCTCAGGGATGGGAATCGGCTCCCTGCAGACATGGTTGTGGTGGGAATCGGAATCCGCCCAAATACAGGCCTGTTTGAGGGCCAACTAACTTTGGAAAAGGGTGGGATCAAAGTGAATGGATGGATGCAGTCAAGTAATAGCTCAGTCTATGCTGTTGGAGATGTTGCAGCATTTCCTGTCAAACTCTTTGGAGAAACCCGCAGACTTGAGCATGTTGACTCAGCCCGAAAGTCAGCAAGACATGCTGTTACTGCAATAATGGAACCAGCCAAGACAAGTGAATTCGACTACCTACCATTCTTCTACTCCAGGGTCTTCACGCTGTCTTGGCAGTTCTATGGGGACTCTGTAGGGGAAGTGGTTCATTATGGGGATTTCTCTGGAAGCACTTTTGGTGCTTACTGGGTGAGTAAAGGCCAACTTGTTGGGTCTTTCCTTGAAGGTGGAACGAAAGAGGAGTATGAGGCCATAGCCAAGGCTACCAAGCTGAAGCCAGATGTTGAAGACTTAGCTGAGCTGGAAAGACAAGGTCTGGGTTTTGCATTGGCAGTCAGTCGGAAACCACCACCATCACAGCCTCCTGAGGTGAGCAGCTCTGGCCTTAATCTTCAAAAACCAATGTATGCTTGGCATGCAACAGCAGGGGTGATTGTGGCTGCCTCCGTAGCTGTATTTGCATATTGGTACGGAAGGAGACGCCGAAGATGGTAA
- the LOC117931154 gene encoding monodehydroascorbate reductase 4, peroxisomal isoform X2 translates to MLAPSRLPSFHTCVGANEERLTPKWYKEHGIELVLGTRVKSADVRRKTLLTATGETISYKILIIATGARALQLEEFGVTGSDAENVCYLRDLADATRLVDVMKSCTGGNAVVIGGGYIGMECAASLVINKINVTMVFPEAHCMARLFTPKIASYYEDYYKSKGVKFIKGTALSSFDIDDSGKVTAVTLRDGNRLPADMVVVGIGIRPNTGLFEGQLTLEKGGIKVNGWMQSSNSSVYAVGDVAAFPVKLFGETRRLEHVDSARKSARHAVTAIMEPAKTSEFDYLPFFYSRVFTLSWQFYGDSVGEVVHYGDFSGSTFGAYWVSKGQLVGSFLEGGTKEEYEAIAKATKLKPDVEDLAELERQGLGFALAVSRKPPPSQPPEVSSSGLNLQKPMYAWHATAGVIVAASVAVFAYWYGRRRRRW, encoded by the exons ATGCTAG CTCCTTCACGCCTACCATCATTTCACACTTGTGTTGGTGCTAATGAGGAGAGATTAACTCCAAAATGGTATAAGGAACATG GAATTGAACTGGTCCTTGGTACTCGAGTCAAATCTGCTGATGTGAGGCGGAAGACGCTACTAACAGCAACTGGAGAAACAATAAGTTACAAGATTCTCATCATTGCAACAGGTGCTCGG GCATTGCAGCTTGAAGAATTTGGAGTGACTGGATCAGATGCTGAAAATGTGTGTTATTTACGTGACTTGGCTGATGCCACCAGGCTTGTTGATGTCATGAAATCTTGTACTGGTGGGAATGCTGTTGTGATTGGCGGTGGGTACATAGGCATGGAGTGTGCTGCATCTTtggtgataaataaaataaatgttacAATGGTCTTCCCAGAAGCACATTGCA TGGCCCGTTTATTCACACCAAAGATTGCGAGTTATTATGAAGATTATTACAAGTCTAAAGGAGTAAAGTTCATTAAAGGAACAGCCTTGTCATCATTTGATATCGACGACTCTGGAAAG GTCACAGCAGTTACTCTCAGGGATGGGAATCGGCTCCCTGCAGACATGGTTGTGGTGGGAATCGGAATCCGCCCAAATACAGGCCTGTTTGAGGGCCAACTAACTTTGGAAAAGGGTGGGATCAAAGTGAATGGATGGATGCAGTCAAGTAATAGCTCAGTCTATGCTGTTGGAGATGTTGCAGCATTTCCTGTCAAACTCTTTGGAGAAACCCGCAGACTTGAGCATGTTGACTCAGCCCGAAAGTCAGCAAGACATGCTGTTACTGCAATAATGGAACCAGCCAAGACAAGTGAATTCGACTACCTACCATTCTTCTACTCCAGGGTCTTCACGCTGTCTTGGCAGTTCTATGGGGACTCTGTAGGGGAAGTGGTTCATTATGGGGATTTCTCTGGAAGCACTTTTGGTGCTTACTGGGTGAGTAAAGGCCAACTTGTTGGGTCTTTCCTTGAAGGTGGAACGAAAGAGGAGTATGAGGCCATAGCCAAGGCTACCAAGCTGAAGCCAGATGTTGAAGACTTAGCTGAGCTGGAAAGACAAGGTCTGGGTTTTGCATTGGCAGTCAGTCGGAAACCACCACCATCACAGCCTCCTGAGGTGAGCAGCTCTGGCCTTAATCTTCAAAAACCAATGTATGCTTGGCATGCAACAGCAGGGGTGATTGTGGCTGCCTCCGTAGCTGTATTTGCATATTGGTACGGAAGGAGACGCCGAAGATGGTAA
- the LOC117929911 gene encoding myb-related protein 305-like, translating to MDKKPCNSQDAEVRKGPWTLEEDLILINYIANHGEGVWNSLAKSAGLKRTGKSCRLRWLNYLRPDVRRGNITDEEQQLIMELHAKWGNRWSKIAKHLPGRTDNEIKNFWRTRIQKHIKNAETFTAQSSDQTHDQATTSQVMGAAHVADSYSPPSYPANLEAFPGPSSAESNDNFWTMEDIWSMQLLNGD from the exons ATGGATAAAAAACCCTGCAATTCTCAGGATGCTGAAGTGAGAAAAGGGCCATGGACCTTAGAAGAAGACTTGATTCTTATCAACTATATTGCTAATCATGGTGAAGGTGTTTGGAACTCTCTAGCCAAATCTGCTG GACTGAAACGTACTGGAAAAAGTTGCCGCCTCCGATGGCTGAACTACCTGAGGCCTGATGTCCGCAGAGGTAATATCACAGATGAAGAACAACAGTTGATCATGGAACTGCATGCTAAGTGGGGGAACAG GTGGTCCAAAATCGCAAAGCATCTGCCAGGAAGAACCGATAACGAGATTAAGAATTTCTGGAGGACCAGAATCCAAAAGCACATAAAGAATGCAGAAACATTCACTGCGCAGAGTTCTGATCAGACACATGATCAAGCAACTACAAGCCAAGTCATGGGTGCTGCACATGTTGCTGATTCTTATTCTCCACCATCCTACCCTGCCAATCTCGAGGCTTTTCCGGGTCCTTCATCGGCTGAATCCAATGATAATTTCTGGACCATGGAAGACATCTGGTCTATGCAGCTACTTAATGGAGATTAA